The Candidatus Woesearchaeota archaeon genome includes a window with the following:
- a CDS encoding methyltransferase domain-containing protein: protein MKRLKQKQLKQKKAKQVPSTRTAWGTKTHESRVEKFYGVGAENFGEYHNGYLNFGLWEDGITDYVAAAENLVHRIGTMAGLTKESRLLDVGCGMGTQDVFLHTTFGCTIEALDVTWKHVEWTKQRAQKAGLAKHITAHHGTATKLPFPDTTFSHVTSIEGTVHFNTREDFMREAYRVLQPGGVVSIADYLVNHQPKKIMEKIKVHAARFLWRCPKANVVTPEQYKAQLENAGFRNVTIQKVGAQTIPGYYHEAQRPDNVARQRKIRGRFATMLGFWCDYSLYKAHKDGLLEYVLVRAEK, encoded by the coding sequence GTGAAACGATTAAAACAAAAACAATTAAAGCAAAAAAAAGCAAAACAGGTACCGAGCACCCGCACGGCATGGGGCACCAAAACCCACGAGTCACGCGTTGAAAAATTCTATGGCGTTGGGGCTGAAAATTTCGGCGAGTACCACAACGGCTACCTGAACTTCGGCCTGTGGGAAGATGGTATAACTGACTATGTTGCCGCAGCAGAAAATCTTGTGCACAGAATCGGCACCATGGCCGGCCTTACAAAAGAAAGCAGGCTGCTTGACGTCGGCTGCGGCATGGGCACGCAGGATGTTTTCTTGCACACCACGTTTGGATGTACAATTGAGGCATTGGATGTGACGTGGAAGCATGTTGAATGGACAAAACAGCGGGCGCAAAAAGCAGGGCTTGCCAAGCATATCACTGCGCACCATGGCACGGCAACCAAGTTGCCATTTCCAGATACGACATTTTCGCACGTCACCAGTATTGAGGGCACGGTGCATTTCAACACGCGCGAAGATTTTATGCGTGAAGCATACCGTGTGCTGCAGCCGGGAGGTGTGGTGAGCATTGCTGATTATCTGGTGAATCACCAGCCAAAAAAAATCATGGAAAAAATCAAGGTGCATGCGGCACGGTTTCTTTGGCGGTGCCCAAAAGCAAATGTGGTAACACCAGAACAATACAAGGCCCAGCTGGAAAACGCCGGCTTCCGCAACGTCACCATACAAAAAGTGGGGGCGCAAACCATTCCGGGCTATTATCACGAAGCGCAGCGGCCGGACAATGTTGCGCGCCAGAGAAAAATTAGGGGAAGGTTTGCAACCATGCTTGGATTCTGGTGTGATTATTCGTTGTACAAAGCGCATAAGGACGGGCTTCTTGAATATGTTCTTGTGCGCGCTGAGAAGTGA
- a CDS encoding cupredoxin family copper-binding protein has product MNRKKIIGNSALFTILIVLASFCVSASRVSVSINNLAFSPAAITVNEGDSVIWTNNDNAPHTITADNNAFESGTKQHGQTFSHTFDHAGTFAYHCTIHPGMAGRVVVQAPPTAPESDPVPETGGAPPNEQTAGQEPAQPDANSQNALNDFLRGLLGGLREQQAGSAEASTPEASTTQSAGAGLQAVIQIKESFTPLPKIVVAFDEPVSLMTGRIFFVQEKTPEFENFTEEAIPPGGFIDIIDGIPSREIRERWRLEPSHALPPGFYVVEIHAKDMVGNEATFRQFFAVDYETMKIQVTRPRLGASRERNVTVEVSTFKNDAPLNTMCKYSQRDPKFRFLLQGMVSSNMFGPTHAFPTLSREPFIDLTPNRRGNNFFLICQTPEGEIGQTKAEIYVDTEPPTIRKAAFDPNLLVEIPDDHHFFSDLVVEANEDVQCKYALQGGLPFDSMSPFDGYAREEFGSYKTINHQKIELPEPETKLSKVFFVRCEDRTGQLSQEVPAGVTIDLTEPIHIEISSPKSESNSNIATLNFTTNKISRCYYTLENQTAFLEDERNPGKTHSADLGTLADGRYTMQVTCESSTAGTQQRSVKEHLFLIDTSPPNAPSFNGSTTSCTPERFDLDLAVTATDTQSSIRMFRYFVAETEKNGTFGGRDGTGKLPSIEAKAPASETNTDDTGGSSGKVPAFTHTIIISAVNNVGLEGPASPLILNYDPQHPDCLEHDPPEVVLQKKSSPGTVEVTPVCDDESGCDDTTFLFGLGGENLLGATNTTIGTGSAETCTPSNHVDAAQPVSVHRTREMCWEVADTLGNKASGRERIVVTVPQTCSNSIKDGDETGTDCGGSCGNTCGEGDSCQTDFDCLGEYCLEGRCVPPKCDDVRKNGDETDSDCGGLVCSRCDLNKACGFDNDCISSYCDVKTTKTCQLPTCADNAANGNESDVDCGTACPNKCKPGRACASADDCTSGICNLGRCGVLPGGTQEKKTEQAQPSAVWAFVKSNILFIIGILLIGGGAGFLASTSPTLVPKPALIAPFKPISSGDTEQKKAVEAAQRVQETGLARRRQRVETRERERGTVIDRFTKKTGVFQSKGKTGQPVTFLRPMHAAHAAAHLVRTAAKAGTQLAGKVVEQLPDAVSEWLPLTALQRKQEHEPARPRVVPGKMFPPQNQAPAQQKNAKAEEHERAAQKSDDDLFDELERL; this is encoded by the coding sequence ATGAACCGAAAAAAAATCATTGGAAACAGCGCACTCTTCACGATACTGATAGTACTTGCAAGTTTCTGTGTCTCGGCAAGCCGTGTAAGTGTGTCTATCAACAACCTCGCATTTTCGCCTGCCGCCATCACTGTTAATGAGGGGGATAGTGTCATCTGGACAAACAATGATAATGCACCGCACACCATAACTGCCGACAACAATGCATTTGAGTCAGGTACCAAACAGCACGGCCAAACTTTTTCGCACACCTTTGACCACGCCGGAACATTTGCGTATCACTGCACTATTCATCCAGGCATGGCCGGACGCGTGGTGGTGCAGGCACCACCCACTGCACCTGAATCTGATCCAGTTCCGGAAACGGGGGGAGCACCACCGAACGAACAAACAGCCGGACAAGAACCAGCACAGCCCGATGCAAACTCCCAAAACGCGCTCAACGACTTTCTGCGCGGACTGCTTGGGGGGCTTCGTGAACAACAGGCAGGATCTGCAGAGGCGAGCACTCCAGAAGCATCAACAACCCAATCAGCAGGCGCAGGTCTTCAGGCAGTGATTCAGATTAAAGAATCATTTACTCCGCTTCCAAAGATTGTCGTGGCCTTTGACGAGCCCGTGTCGTTGATGACCGGACGCATCTTTTTTGTGCAGGAAAAAACACCTGAGTTTGAAAACTTCACTGAAGAAGCAATTCCTCCCGGTGGGTTTATTGACATTATCGACGGCATCCCGTCGCGGGAAATCAGAGAACGCTGGCGCCTCGAGCCGAGCCATGCGCTACCGCCAGGATTTTACGTCGTGGAGATACACGCCAAAGACATGGTGGGTAATGAAGCAACATTCCGCCAGTTTTTTGCAGTTGATTATGAAACAATGAAAATACAGGTGACGCGACCGCGACTGGGCGCTTCCCGTGAGAGAAATGTAACGGTTGAGGTGAGCACGTTCAAGAATGACGCGCCACTCAACACCATGTGCAAGTACAGCCAGCGTGATCCAAAATTCCGGTTTCTGCTGCAGGGGATGGTCTCGTCAAATATGTTTGGGCCGACGCATGCGTTTCCAACGCTGTCCCGCGAGCCGTTTATTGACCTGACGCCAAACCGGCGCGGAAACAATTTTTTCCTTATCTGCCAGACACCCGAGGGAGAAATTGGCCAGACTAAAGCGGAAATATACGTCGATACTGAACCACCAACCATCCGGAAAGCGGCGTTTGATCCCAATCTGCTTGTCGAGATTCCTGATGACCACCACTTTTTTTCAGACCTTGTTGTTGAGGCAAATGAAGACGTCCAATGCAAGTATGCACTGCAGGGAGGGCTGCCGTTCGACAGCATGAGCCCGTTTGACGGCTATGCACGTGAAGAATTTGGTTCCTATAAAACAATAAACCACCAGAAGATTGAACTTCCGGAGCCGGAAACAAAATTAAGCAAAGTATTTTTTGTGCGGTGTGAAGACAGAACGGGACAGCTATCTCAAGAAGTTCCTGCAGGAGTCACCATTGATTTGACCGAGCCAATTCATATTGAGATTTCATCGCCAAAAAGCGAGTCAAACAGTAACATTGCAACACTCAATTTTACCACGAACAAAATTTCCCGCTGTTATTACACGCTGGAAAACCAGACCGCGTTTTTGGAGGATGAACGCAATCCGGGCAAAACGCACAGCGCTGATCTGGGCACGCTTGCCGATGGAAGATACACCATGCAAGTAACGTGCGAAAGCAGCACTGCTGGCACGCAGCAGCGCTCGGTAAAAGAGCATCTTTTTTTGATTGACACCAGCCCGCCTAATGCCCCAAGCTTCAACGGCTCGACCACGAGCTGCACTCCTGAACGATTTGATCTTGATCTTGCGGTTACTGCAACGGATACGCAGTCCAGCATCAGGATGTTCCGTTATTTTGTTGCAGAAACTGAAAAGAACGGAACCTTTGGCGGCAGGGACGGCACGGGAAAATTGCCGAGCATAGAAGCCAAGGCGCCGGCATCAGAAACCAACACCGACGACACGGGAGGAAGCAGCGGAAAGGTTCCTGCATTCACCCACACGATTATCATTTCTGCGGTCAACAACGTCGGGCTTGAAGGGCCTGCATCACCGCTCATCCTGAATTATGACCCGCAGCATCCGGACTGCCTTGAGCATGACCCGCCAGAAGTGGTGCTGCAGAAAAAGTCATCGCCCGGAACCGTTGAAGTGACTCCAGTGTGTGATGATGAAAGCGGCTGTGATGACACAACATTCTTGTTCGGGCTTGGTGGTGAAAATCTGCTGGGCGCAACAAACACGACAATCGGAACCGGCAGCGCAGAAACCTGCACGCCCTCAAACCATGTTGACGCTGCCCAGCCAGTATCTGTTCACCGCACGCGTGAAATGTGCTGGGAAGTGGCGGACACGCTCGGCAACAAGGCATCCGGCAGGGAAAGAATTGTTGTAACGGTGCCCCAGACGTGCAGCAATAGCATCAAAGATGGCGACGAAACCGGCACGGACTGTGGAGGAAGTTGTGGCAACACATGTGGAGAAGGCGATAGCTGCCAGACTGATTTTGATTGTCTGGGAGAATATTGCCTTGAAGGCCGCTGTGTACCGCCGAAATGTGATGACGTGCGCAAGAACGGCGATGAAACTGATTCTGACTGTGGTGGATTAGTGTGCTCACGCTGCGACTTGAACAAGGCGTGTGGATTTGACAACGATTGTATCAGCAGTTATTGCGATGTCAAAACAACCAAAACCTGCCAACTTCCAACCTGTGCAGACAATGCAGCAAATGGAAATGAAAGCGATGTTGACTGCGGCACTGCATGCCCAAACAAATGCAAACCGGGAAGAGCGTGCGCCTCTGCTGATGACTGCACGTCAGGCATTTGCAACCTCGGACGATGCGGTGTGCTGCCAGGCGGCACGCAGGAAAAAAAGACAGAGCAAGCGCAGCCAAGCGCGGTGTGGGCGTTTGTAAAATCAAATATTCTTTTTATTATAGGAATACTTCTTATTGGTGGAGGGGCGGGCTTCTTGGCATCCACGTCACCAACATTGGTGCCGAAACCCGCCCTTATCGCACCTTTCAAACCGATTTCATCGGGTGATACCGAGCAAAAAAAGGCAGTTGAAGCTGCACAGCGCGTGCAGGAAACAGGGCTTGCACGACGGCGCCAGCGTGTTGAAACGCGTGAGCGCGAACGCGGCACGGTTATTGACCGCTTCACCAAAAAAACAGGGGTCTTTCAGTCTAAGGGAAAAACAGGCCAGCCAGTGACGTTCCTCCGGCCGATGCATGCGGCGCATGCCGCAGCACATCTCGTGCGCACTGCTGCAAAAGCAGGCACCCAGCTGGCAGGCAAAGTCGTTGAACAACTTCCTGACGCGGTAAGCGAATGGCTTCCGCTCACGGCACTGCAGCGAAAACAAGAGCACGAGCCGGCACGGCCGCGCGTGGTGCCAGGAAAAATGTTTCCCCCACAAAACCAAGCGCCTGCGCAGCAAAAGAATGCAAAAGCTGAAGAGCACGAGCGTGCAGCTCAAAAAAGTGATGACGATCTTTTTGACGAGCTTGAGCGGTTATGA
- a CDS encoding RNase P subunit p30 family protein: MIDIVIPDKEHQTAPFEALGKKLGYETVYVVGKNLRRDLIMNSAGVPEKTRHAIEKSPIHIFYNLEVHGERDGTHQRKSGFNHVLAALAHDKEKMIAFNFNTILTAQGAARGILLGRMRQNVMLCRRYKVPMLLISGATNLYEMRAAHDMLAFGELIGMAAGEAKTALEQKIA, translated from the coding sequence ATGATTGACATCGTGATTCCGGACAAAGAACACCAAACCGCACCGTTTGAGGCACTCGGCAAAAAACTGGGGTACGAAACAGTTTATGTCGTCGGAAAAAACCTACGTAGAGATCTGATTATGAACAGCGCAGGCGTGCCGGAAAAAACGCGCCACGCCATTGAAAAGAGCCCGATACACATTTTTTACAATCTTGAAGTGCATGGTGAACGCGATGGCACGCACCAGCGAAAATCCGGCTTCAACCATGTGCTTGCAGCACTCGCGCACGACAAAGAAAAAATGATTGCGTTTAATTTCAATACGATTCTCACGGCGCAGGGCGCGGCGCGGGGCATTCTGTTGGGCAGAATGCGCCAGAATGTGATGCTCTGCAGAAGATATAAGGTGCCCATGCTCCTGATTTCTGGCGCAACAAACCTGTATGAAATGCGCGCTGCCCATGACATGCTGGCATTCGGCGAACTTATTGGAATGGCCGCTGGAGAGGCGAAAACAGCGCTGGAACAGAAAATCGCCTGA
- a CDS encoding ATP-binding protein, which produces METEFHIEIETIDSGADSGNSARTGGSVSETEGQACCTVLPKTAPPEPYDAAFIAQFQEQVEKTISDHHLFTKKSKVLVAASGGKDSTALLHVLKNLGYTIEAVTVDARIGCYTEENLKNLRQFCQKINIALHEIDFRNEFGMALCHIRDRLHANGYDYKSCHVCGVLRRYLINKKAKELGPDCIATGHNLDDESQVIMMNLLRSNVECAARLGPKSGLGDDVRFVQRVKPFYFTREVDVVRYAKMMELPVKYGMCPCSSDSYRREIRNIFSIVPNAEQAKENIMKAFMGILPRLKAHYGAQEKTLRECIACSEPTNNELCNACSLLQKIEKVDNKIDNKDKEKAENTKQIETTAPYEQLIVLTP; this is translated from the coding sequence ATGGAGACTGAATTTCATATAGAGATAGAGACTATAGATAGTGGCGCAGATAGTGGCAACAGCGCTCGTACTGGTGGCAGTGTTTCTGAAACAGAGGGGCAGGCCTGCTGTACGGTACTGCCAAAAACAGCGCCTCCCGAGCCGTACGATGCTGCGTTTATTGCACAGTTTCAGGAACAGGTTGAAAAAACAATCAGCGACCACCACCTGTTCACCAAAAAAAGCAAGGTCTTGGTTGCGGCAAGCGGCGGCAAGGACTCAACCGCCTTGTTGCACGTGCTCAAAAACCTTGGCTATACTATAGAGGCGGTAACGGTTGATGCGAGAATTGGCTGCTACACCGAAGAAAACCTCAAAAATCTCCGGCAATTCTGCCAGAAAATAAACATCGCGCTCCACGAAATTGATTTCAGAAACGAATTCGGCATGGCGTTGTGCCACATCCGCGACCGGCTGCACGCAAATGGATATGACTACAAGAGCTGCCACGTCTGCGGCGTGCTGCGTAGGTATTTGATCAACAAAAAAGCAAAAGAGCTCGGCCCGGATTGTATCGCAACGGGCCACAACCTTGACGATGAATCCCAAGTTATCATGATGAACCTGCTGCGCAGCAATGTCGAATGTGCGGCACGCCTCGGGCCCAAGAGTGGCCTCGGAGATGATGTGAGATTTGTCCAGCGCGTCAAGCCGTTCTACTTCACCCGCGAAGTAGACGTGGTGCGCTACGCAAAAATGATGGAGCTGCCAGTCAAGTACGGCATGTGCCCGTGCAGCAGCGATTCCTACCGACGGGAAATCCGCAATATATTCAGCATTGTGCCAAACGCCGAACAAGCAAAAGAAAACATCATGAAGGCGTTTATGGGCATCCTTCCCCGGCTCAAGGCGCACTACGGCGCGCAGGAAAAAACACTGCGCGAATGCATCGCCTGCAGCGAGCCAACAAACAATGAGTTGTGCAATGCCTGCTCACTGCTCCAGAAGATAGAAAAAGTGGACAATAAAATAGATAACAAAGACAAGGAAAAGGCAGAAAATACCAAACAAATAGAGACCACCGCACCCTACGAACAACTGATTGTACTAACCCCATGA
- a CDS encoding tRNA-binding protein, with protein MATIDDFQKLDIRVGKIVQVDDFPEAKKPAYKLKIDLGKDIGIKASCAQLVANYSKEELMGKLVLCVMNFPPRKIGPAVSDVLTLGVPDENGNCILVVPDKTVQIGGRLY; from the coding sequence ATGGCAACGATTGACGACTTTCAAAAGCTTGACATCCGCGTCGGAAAAATTGTGCAGGTTGATGATTTTCCCGAAGCAAAGAAACCAGCGTACAAACTAAAAATCGATCTGGGAAAAGACATCGGGATTAAAGCATCCTGCGCCCAGCTGGTCGCGAATTATTCTAAAGAAGAACTGATGGGAAAACTCGTGCTGTGTGTGATGAATTTTCCCCCACGAAAAATCGGGCCAGCAGTATCAGACGTGCTGACGCTTGGCGTGCCGGATGAAAACGGAAATTGTATTCTGGTGGTGCCTGACAAAACAGTGCAGATTGGTGGACGGTTGTATTAA
- a CDS encoding phosphotyrosine protein phosphatase, whose translation MKLLFICNQNKHRSKTAEKLFKGTFETKSAGLYNEKPVTAQQLRWADVVVVMEDAQRTELSKRFPQEYLKKRIVSLDIPDVYSYNQPRLIALLQSHLRQVL comes from the coding sequence ATGAAACTCCTCTTCATCTGCAACCAAAACAAGCACCGAAGTAAAACAGCCGAGAAGTTGTTTAAAGGCACATTTGAAACAAAATCAGCAGGTCTCTACAATGAAAAGCCGGTGACTGCGCAGCAGCTGCGCTGGGCTGATGTCGTCGTCGTCATGGAAGACGCGCAACGAACCGAACTATCGAAACGCTTTCCACAAGAATATCTCAAGAAACGTATTGTTTCTCTTGATATTCCGGACGTTTATTCGTATAATCAGCCACGCCTCATTGCACTCCTTCAATCCCACTTACGACAGGTTTTGTAG
- a CDS encoding lamin tail domain-containing protein — MTQQTVSGLAAHIKNSIGKGLLAATLAVSGCGVQQPVVNTCVYVARVQYDAHGRDNQNLNDEFVVLENGCNREIDITGWSVRDDDGNRYTFPSRTLDIEKIVCLRSGAGADSAHDAYWRSPGKPIWNNDKDTAYLSNELGTLVQKYTYDNRERR; from the coding sequence ATGACACAACAAACAGTCTCGGGCCTCGCTGCGCATATCAAAAACAGTATTGGAAAAGGGCTTCTCGCTGCCACACTCGCGGTCAGCGGGTGCGGCGTGCAACAGCCAGTAGTCAACACCTGTGTCTATGTTGCCCGCGTGCAGTACGATGCACACGGCAGAGACAACCAGAACCTGAATGATGAATTTGTGGTTCTTGAAAACGGCTGCAACAGGGAAATAGATATCACCGGATGGAGTGTCCGCGACGATGATGGAAATCGGTACACCTTTCCTTCGCGCACACTCGACATAGAAAAAATCGTGTGCCTTCGGTCCGGCGCAGGAGCTGATTCAGCGCATGACGCATACTGGCGAAGCCCGGGCAAGCCGATCTGGAACAATGATAAAGATACTGCGTATTTGTCCAATGAACTGGGGACGCTGGTGCAGAAATATACGTATGATAATCGGGAGAGAAGATAA
- a CDS encoding HD domain-containing protein, with protein sequence MGTKEINDGVKSAFEYDQLVIELLDTPEVQRMEHVKQTGLGYKTFPSLSYARKAHLIGISRVATETFRALERNGSNLPESFLGVLQAIAITHDIGHGPFSHGLERVILGTGGEPHEDISAKMVLGQLTFVDYFSQRPHLLGDGPIVKKVLQRYEQLEKIPEILTKYGVDPVLVAAALSPKVAGQELSPQNRFLKNLIDGSLWDIDKADYLPRDSRAANVDGGYVEPDRMLTDLRVVEQNGERRLALADSALDTLARWVAARKYMHYNVYKHKTTLKFEAMLCEAVKRSMRYFRENDIEIHLLTDSKLLELLTQYDPISAQLALDVSFGRPFKYAMAYTLQSHRMRTMLTGTNDDEETINFTVLQNYAAAQQAQNVPFPEDVIRDEIAARSGVPNHEVLVMFPVKTRTNDEYRKKMDLLVYAKQGGGVTNVTPLIDLLDGTAPFYDRRAQDVYAELCKPEARYFFVVFSPPEHRDTVNKATREFMQSLRRAA encoded by the coding sequence GTGGGGACAAAAGAAATTAATGACGGAGTTAAAAGTGCTTTTGAGTATGATCAATTGGTTATTGAGCTGCTTGACACACCGGAAGTTCAAAGAATGGAGCACGTCAAGCAGACGGGGCTGGGGTACAAGACGTTTCCATCATTGTCCTACGCTCGCAAAGCGCACCTCATCGGTATCAGCCGAGTCGCAACTGAAACATTTCGCGCCCTCGAGCGCAACGGATCGAATCTTCCTGAATCTTTTCTCGGCGTACTCCAGGCAATTGCTATAACGCATGATATCGGCCACGGGCCTTTTTCACACGGACTCGAACGCGTGATTCTTGGCACAGGCGGAGAGCCGCATGAAGATATATCAGCAAAAATGGTTCTTGGGCAGTTGACGTTTGTTGATTATTTTTCCCAGCGGCCGCATTTGTTGGGAGATGGCCCGATCGTCAAAAAAGTATTACAGCGATATGAACAACTGGAAAAAATTCCTGAAATTCTCACAAAATATGGTGTCGATCCCGTACTGGTTGCTGCTGCCTTGTCGCCCAAAGTCGCTGGACAAGAACTGTCACCGCAAAATCGCTTCCTCAAAAATCTTATCGACGGCTCGTTATGGGATATTGATAAGGCGGACTATCTTCCGCGCGACAGCAGGGCAGCAAATGTTGACGGCGGCTATGTCGAACCAGACCGAATGTTGACTGACCTGCGCGTGGTTGAACAGAATGGCGAGCGGCGCTTGGCACTTGCCGACAGCGCCTTGGACACGCTCGCGCGATGGGTAGCGGCGCGGAAGTACATGCATTATAATGTCTACAAGCACAAAACAACATTGAAGTTCGAAGCAATGCTGTGCGAGGCAGTGAAGCGAAGTATGCGCTACTTTCGCGAAAATGATATTGAGATTCACCTACTGACTGACAGCAAACTGCTGGAGCTGTTGACACAATATGATCCGATAAGCGCGCAACTCGCACTGGATGTCTCATTTGGAAGGCCCTTCAAGTACGCCATGGCGTATACTCTGCAGTCCCATCGAATGCGAACTATGTTAACAGGAACGAATGACGATGAGGAAACGATCAATTTTACTGTATTGCAGAATTATGCAGCAGCACAACAAGCACAGAACGTGCCATTTCCTGAAGACGTGATTCGTGACGAAATAGCCGCACGAAGCGGTGTTCCCAACCATGAAGTACTGGTCATGTTCCCAGTCAAAACCCGAACCAACGATGAGTACCGAAAGAAGATGGATTTGTTGGTGTATGCAAAACAGGGAGGGGGAGTGACCAACGTAACCCCGCTTATTGACCTGCTTGACGGCACCGCGCCGTTTTATGACCGCCGCGCGCAGGATGTGTACGCGGAACTGTGCAAGCCGGAAGCACGCTATTTCTTCGTTGTGTTTAGCCCGCCGGAACATCGCGATACCGTCAACAAGGCAACACGAGAGTTTATGCAGAGTTTGCGCCGCGCGGCATAA